The sequence TACATGAGCAAGACATGTATACTTGATGATTACAAGTTCTATGAGACAAGGCAAAAGATCATCAGAGATAAGaagatcaaacaaaagaaacaggtACAGTTCTTTAAACCCTGCTGCATCTAGAACTACATCAACCACCTATCTAGATCCAGTTTCTAAGCCTTTTGATTCTGATTGTTTGTTTTCTGTATATATAGGCCCTTGAAGGAGCTTCCGGGGAACCAACAATTAACTTGTGTTGAAAGCTGGAATCGATTCAAGGAAAAGAGATGACTTAATTAAAAGAAACCTACAGTAGTTTTTTTGAATCATGTTTTTTCTTCAGGCTTTGGATTTCTTAAAAACCTAATATGCACACATCTTTAATCTGTGTGTTTCTCTGCTTATCTAAACGCAAAACTTAGATTtgtcttttgtttccttttttaagGGAACGCACATCtgatcataaaacaaaaacaactctaTGCTTTCTTTGCTCTCTTTGCTCTCTTTGCTCTCTTTATTTCCTTCAAAGTTACATCAATGCAATTTTTGTAATCGCAAAGATAATTTCTCTTTTCGTCCCTAAACTTTCTTATAATAAGAATTTCAATCCTAAAGATTTAAAGATCTCACTCTCTGGCCCATCACCTTAAATAGTAAAACGACAACGTTTACAGAGGAAACGAAGTGTTATAAAAACCTCACGAGGTTCTTTCTAGGGCAATCTCGGGCCACTTCAACTCACagaagagctttttttttttctctctctctctctctctaaacaactttaaaaaaagaaaagaaaaaaacaaacacagagcttcttcttcttcttcttcgcttttagggtttttttgctCTTCTCTGTTCTAGTGACCCAAAGTTCAAAGCGTATACAGATCGTTACCTGAGAAAATGGTAGGTATGTCGATGCAGCCATATGGTATCCAATCGATGCTTAAAGAAGGTTACAGACATCTCTCGGGTCTCGACGAAGCCGTCATTAAGAACATTGAAGCTTGCAAGGAGCTCTCCACCATTACCCGCACCTCTCTCGGCCCTAATGGTTCGTAAACTTCCCCTGATTTGTTGTCCCTTGATCTATTATTGGAAATGATGAATCTCGCTTTGTTAGTAGGATCTGTCCAAACTTGATCTGTTGTTTCTAGGGATTCAGATTTCGGATTAGAACtgagttgttttgttttctgatggTTTTGTTCAGGAATGAATAAAATGGTTATCAATCATTTGGATAAACTGTTTGTGACAAGTGATGCTGGTACTATTGTGAACGAACTGGAGATTCAGCACCCGGCTGCTAAACTTTTGGTTTTAGCTGCTAAGGCACAGCAAGAAGAGATTGGAGATGGTGCAAATCTGGTTATCTCTTTTGCTGGTGAGCTTCTTCAAAACGCTGAGGAGCTTATTAGGATGGGGCTTCATCCCAGTGAGATCATTAGTGGATATACTAAAGCTATCAATAAGGtttgttggttggtttggtGAATATCTGAATTACTGTATTGTAGTTTGTAATGTGTTCCTTTGATGAGTGTTTGACTAATGCTATTGATTGTGCAGACTGTTGAAATTTTGGAACAACTTGTTGAGAGTGGTTCTCAGACCATGGATGTGCGTAACAAGGATGAAGTTATTTCCCGGATGAGAGCAGCTGTTGCAAGCAAGCAGTTTGGACAAGAAGAGATCATATGCTCTTTAGTTGCTGACGTAATTATTCCTTGCTATCTGTTTGTTTCCTGTTTCACCGttcagattgttatttttttcttggttttggtaGATTTAGTTTTTACTTGACGGGTTCGCTTATTTTCTAGGCATGCATTCAAGTCTGCCCAAAGAATCCTACGAATTTCAATGTTGATAACGTCCGTGTTGCCAAGCTTTTGGGAGGAGGCTTGCACAATTCTTGCATAGTCCGTGGTATGGTCATGAAAAGTGATGCTGTTGGTAGCATTAAGCGGATGGAGAAGGCTAAGGTGAGATCCTTTTCTTGTGTTTATGCTTTTGACCAAGTTTTTGTTGGAATTGATCAATGTTTGGCCCTTAGATGTCCCTGAAtcatttttattctctcttcaGGTTGCTGTATTTGCGGGTGGCGTTGATACTAATGCAACAGAGACCAAAGGAACTGTCCTCATTCATAGTGCTGAGCAGGTTAGTCTTTTCTTTAAGTTTGGAATCTTTATTCTTTTACCGTATGCTTCCAGTGTGATGAGGTAGAACAAGATGAGGTTCTTTATGAATGATGCATACGAGTTTCACCTGCACTTGAATTTGTTACTTTCTTGTTAAAATGTGAAAATTACATTTCTGGcgtctattatatatatgcttccTCAAGGATGGTTGTGTGTTTTCAAATCGTTGTTGTGACAAATTTCTCCTTTTATTTTGGATTTCTAGCTAGAGAACTatgcaaaaacagaggaagctaAAGTTGAGGAGTTGATTAAAGCTGTTGCTGAATCAGGAGCCAAAGTCATTGTTAGCGGGGGATCGATTGGAGAAATGGCATTGCATTTCTGTGAGCGCTACAAGTATGTTAGATCATAACTTTTTATACTCCTTTTTACGATTGTTATTACCCGCATTCTGATTCCCCATTGTCCGGTTGTAGCTTCATATGATATTACATGTCTTTACTGGCCTTTCATATACGAACATTTTTCATGGCAGGATAATGGTATTGAaaatcagctcaaagtttgaaCTGAGGCGCTTCTGCCGTACAGCTGGAGCTGTTGCGCATGTAAGTGTTTCTAATTGGCTACCTGAATGAGTATCCAAGGGTGTTTTTTTTCCTACCTTTTAATACTTTAATTATCAAACAGTTGAAGCTTAGCCGGCCAAGCCCTGATGATCTGGGATATGTTGATTCTATATCAGTTGAGGAAATTGGTGGCGTGACAGTAAGTACTCTGAGTCATTTCCTATCGTTTAAgttaatatttctttgtttttcattgatCATAGACAATTCTCGGTCTTCTTGTGATGTCTTTAGGTCACGATTGCTAGAAACGAGGAAGGTGGTAACTCCATCTCTACCGTGGTTTTGCGTGGAAGCACAGATAGCATTTTGGACGACCTTGAGAGAGCTGTTGATGATGGGGTTAATACATACAAGGTATTATCTGCTGAGTTAAAGATTGTTTTCCCTGTCTAGTTTCCTTTGTAccaaatatattgtatatatcttGACTATGATTACTGATTAGTTATATTTTCTTCTCAGGCCATGTGCAGAGACAGCCGTATTGTTCCTGGGGCTGCAGCTACTGAGATAGAATTGGCTCAAAGATTGAAGGAATATGCCAATGCAGAAATAGGGTACTTTCTTTTACTTAAATTATTAGATGATAtcatttttggtaatttttcaaaaattatccATTTGAGGCTAGCTTTTTATGCAAAACTGTCTATGGTTTGGCAACTAAACTCTGGTTTCACTTCTGTATTTCAGGTTGGACAAATATGCTATCTCGAAATACGctgagagttttgagtttgtaCCCAAAACCCTTGCAGATAATGCTGGCCTCAATGCAATGGAAATCATAGCGGCTCTGTACACTGGACATGGATCTGGAAACGCAAAACTAGGCATTGACTTAGAGGAAGGTGCTTGTAAAGATGTTTCAGAGACGAAAGTATGGGATCTTTTTGCAACCAAGTAAGTTTCACACTGTCTTTCCGCCATCAGATCTTTCAATCAGACTTCTCCATAATTGTTTAGCGGTTGTTCTTGAACCTATAATAACTGGAGTAGAATTTTCTGATACTTACAAAGAAGACCATTCATTTTAATTGATGACTAAGACGTGCAAGTCTTTGTGCAGGTTATTTGCTCTTAAATATGCCTCAGATGCTGCATGCACTGTGCTTCGTGTAGACCAGGTATGCACTAACTGACTTGATTTAATCTTTCGGTGTACGAAGCAATTTTTCATTGATATCTTAAGGTGTTGAATTATAACATGAAGGAAAAAGATATTGTTTGTTGAATGCAATATCTTACAAACTCTTGTTCGTGCAAACTCTTGATTCAATATTCAGTTCCTTCGATAGATATCCATTAAGTATTCTAAAACCTGCATGTTTATACTCTAATATGTGTAAAATGTGCAGATTATAATGGCGAAACCTGCTGGTGGACCAAGGAGAGATGCAGCTGCCGCCGCAGGTGCTGGTGCCGAGGAAGACTAAGCCGGAGAATATATACCTCGTAGTGaaactctcttcttttgtaACCCTTTGTTCTTTCAGTTCTGAGGAAATTTTGGTATGTCTCAGCTTAAGATTTGTGATCTTTGTATACACCACCAACTTAAGTGTTTtgccttctttttgtttttttgtttttttaatttttgtcttgTTTGGTTAGTGAAATTGTTACTAGGATTCTCTCAGTTAAGACTTCGAACGGTTGTGGCTTAATTTTGAACTAATGTGAATTTGGTTTAGATTTGCTTCGACTTTTGGACAAGTGACGTATCCATAAGGTTTTTCATTGATAAAATAACAATAGAACCAAGCTAGAACTTTGAACCTAAGAAAATATTAGTTGGGTTAACAggaaaagtaaaca comes from Camelina sativa cultivar DH55 chromosome 19, Cs, whole genome shotgun sequence and encodes:
- the LOC104764032 gene encoding T-complex protein 1 subunit theta — protein: MVGMSMQPYGIQSMLKEGYRHLSGLDEAVIKNIEACKELSTITRTSLGPNGMNKMVINHLDKLFVTSDAGTIVNELEIQHPAAKLLVLAAKAQQEEIGDGANLVISFAGELLQNAEELIRMGLHPSEIISGYTKAINKTVEILEQLVESGSQTMDVRNKDEVISRMRAAVASKQFGQEEIICSLVADACIQVCPKNPTNFNVDNVRVAKLLGGGLHNSCIVRGMVMKSDAVGSIKRMEKAKVAVFAGGVDTNATETKGTVLIHSAEQLENYAKTEEAKVEELIKAVAESGAKVIVSGGSIGEMALHFCERYKIMVLKISSKFELRRFCRTAGAVAHLKLSRPSPDDLGYVDSISVEEIGGVTVTIARNEEGGNSISTVVLRGSTDSILDDLERAVDDGVNTYKAMCRDSRIVPGAAATEIELAQRLKEYANAEIGLDKYAISKYAESFEFVPKTLADNAGLNAMEIIAALYTGHGSGNAKLGIDLEEGACKDVSETKVWDLFATKLFALKYASDAACTVLRVDQIIMAKPAGGPRRDAAAAAGAGAEED